A genomic segment from Diospyros lotus cultivar Yz01 chromosome 5, ASM1463336v1, whole genome shotgun sequence encodes:
- the LOC127802558 gene encoding E3 ubiquitin-protein ligase RSL1-like, whose amino-acid sequence MGNANGKGSRQRQEPELELPEFSTFTCEVCVEPTPPESRFKNNATCVHQFCTNCVARYIQVKVEDDRAANVKCPAPNCHHMLDAIYCRPIIGRRVFDAWCDVLCDNALLGLDRCYCPNQECSAVVVNECGANVKRSECPNCERPFCFQCKLPWHAGYRCGEARDGNDTEFGILAEERNWIRCPECNHYVELIEGCSFVRCRCGTKFCYECGRKVHFVACDGGWDAERWIWPLGLSSLLIFCLTILLLFLIAKFRSNLLAN is encoded by the exons ATGGGCAACGCGAATGGAAAAGGATCCCGGCAGCGGCAAGAACCGGAGCTGGAGCTGCCGGAATTCTCAACCTTCACCTGCGAAGTATGCGTCGAGCCTACGCCGCCGGAGAGTAGATTCAAGAACAATGCGACGTGCGTCCACCAGTTCTGCACGAACTGCGTCGCCAGGTACATCCAGGTCAAGGTCGAAGACGACCGCGCCGCCAACGTCAAGTGCCCCGCGCCGAACTGCCATCATATGCTCGACGCCATCTATTGCCGGCCGATCATCGGCCGGCGTGTGTTCGACGCGTGGTGCGACGTGCTCTGCGACAACGCGCTGCTAGGGCTGGACCGCTGCTACTGCCCGAACCAGGAGTGCTCGGCGGTGGTGGTGAACGAGTGCGGCGCCAATGTGAAGCGATCGGAGTGTCCAAATTGCGAGCGGCCGTTCTGCTTCCAGTGCAAGCTTCCCTGGCACGCCGGCTATCGATGCGGAGAGGCGAGGGACGGGAATGATACAGAGTTTGGAATTCTTGCCGAGGAGAGGAACTGGATTCGATGCCCCGAGTGCAATCATTATGTCGAGCTTATcgaaggttgctcctttgtcaGATGCAG ATGCGGGACCAAGTTCTGCTACGAGTGTGGAAGGAAGGTGCATTTTGTGGCGTGTGACGGCGGCTGGGATGCGGAGCGCTGGATTTGGCCCCTGGGTCTCTCGTCACTCCTTATCTTCTGCTTAACcattcttcttctatttcttaTCGCAAAATTTCGGAGTAACTTGTTGGCCAACTAA
- the LOC127801111 gene encoding purple acid phosphatase 2-like, whose amino-acid sequence MGEKIFSWHFLGHFLLPILLLVVGLALEAAVMCSGRTTSAFVRPSERSVDMPLDSDVFREPPGYNAPQQVHITQGDHVGRAVTVSWVTRDEPGSSSVLYWRENGQDKIQAEGMYVTYKFYNYTSGFIHHCTINNLEVDTKYYYEVGNGNTTRTFWFMTPPQVGPDVPYTLGLIGDLGQTFDSNRTLTHYELNPAKAKAVLFVGDLSYADDYPFHDNVRWDTWGRFIERSAAFQPWIWTAGNHEIDFAPELGETKPFKPYTCRYHVPYRASNSTTPFWYSIKRASAYIIVLSSYSAYGKYTPQYQWLAEELPKINRSETPWLIVLMHSPWYNSNNYHYMEGETMRVMFEQWFVQHKVDVVFSGHVHAYERSERVSNIAYNIVNGICSPVKDQSAPVYITIGDGGNIEGLANNFTEPQPKYSAFREASFGHAILDIKNRTHAYVGWHRNEDGYAVEADSQWLFNRYWYPMDDSTTHK is encoded by the exons ATGGGGGAAAAGATATTTTCTTGGCACTTTCTcggccattttcttcttcctattcttcttcttgttgtggGCTTGGCGTTGGAAGCTGCCGTGATGTGCAGTGGAAGAACTACGAGCGCTTTCGTCCGGCCGTCGGAGAGAAGCGTCGATATGCCACTCGATAGCGACGTCTTCCGTGAGCCTCCAGGCTACAATGCGCCACAACAG GTTCATATAACACAGGGAGACCACGTGGGAAGAGCAGTGACAGTGTCGTGGGTGACCCGGGATGAACCCGGATCGAGTTCGGTTCTCTACTGGAGAGAAAATGGCCAGGACAAGATACAGGCCGAGGGCATGTACGTCACATACAAGTTCTACAATTACACCTCTGGTTTCATCCATCATTGCACCATTAACAACTTGGAGGTGGACACAAAATACTACTATGAGGTTGGGAATGGGAACACAACGAGGACTTTCTGGTTCATGACTCCTCCTCAAGTTGGTCCAGATGTTCCATATACTCTTGGCCTCATTG GGGATCTGGGGCAGACATTTGATTCAAACAGGACGCTTACCCACTACGAGTTGAACCCCGCAAAGGCCAAAGCCGTCTTGTTCGTGGGAGACCTCTCTTATGCGGATGACTATCCATTTCACGACAATGTTAGATGGGATACGTGGGGAAGATTCATCGAGAGAAGTGCTGCTTTTCAACCTTGGATTTGGACTGCAGGCAACCACGAGATTGATTTTGCCCCTGAACTC GGTGAAACCAAGCCATTTAAGCCTTACACTTGTCGGTATCACGTCCCTTACAGGGCCTCCAATAGTACCACTCCCTTTTGGTACTCAATCAAGAGGGCTTCAGCTTACATCATTGTTCTGTCTTCCTATTCAGCCTATG GTAAGTATACCCCTCAATACCAATGGCTCGCAGAGGAGCTACCAAAAATCAATAGGAGCGAGACGCCATGGCTGATAGTTCTCATGCATTCTCCATGGTACAATAGCAACAATTACCATTATATGGAGGGGGAAACCATGAGAGTGATGTTCGAGCAATGGTTTGTGCAGCACAAAGTCGATGTTGTGTTTTCGGGCCATGTTCATGCTTATGAACGATCT GAACGCGTATCTAATATTGCTTACAACATTGTAAATGGCATCTGCTCGCCTGTAAAAGACCAATCTGCTCCTGTATACATAACCATCGGCGATGGAGGAAACATCGAAGGCTTAGCAAACAA CTTCACTGAGCCACAGCCAAAGTACTCGGCGTTTCGCGAGGCCAGTTTCGGGCATGCCATTTTGGACATTAAGAACCGGACTCACGCCTACGTGGGTTGGCACCGAAACGAAGATGGGTATGCTGTGGAAGCCGATTCGCAGTGGCTTTTTAACAGATACTGGTATCCGATGGATGATTCTACTACCCACAAGTGA